The following DNA comes from Miscanthus floridulus cultivar M001 chromosome 5, ASM1932011v1, whole genome shotgun sequence.
TTTGCCTGTACAAAACCTTCTCACTTTAAATTAATGTATTCAGTAGGGGGCCAAAGACCTCCTGTTCGTTAAAAAAAACTGTGGTTCAGTTACTCTGAAGATTTTGTTGCTTGTTTTGCCGAGGGAGATGCAACGATGTGGTTCAGTTATTCTAAAGATTTTGTTTAGGTAGAGAAGTTCACATGCAGTGGAATCCATATTTGCATATTGCAAAGTACTAGTCTTTTCGGTTGTTGCTGGTAGTTTTTattgatttttcttttctttccttctttggcTATCTTTTTGTATTATTTTTCTGCCATATTAATAAATGTGTACTTGAGCAGTTGTGCGATTCGTTTCAGAAAAAAAAGGTCAGGACTTCCACAAGAATTTGCAATATGTGATTTGAAATGTAATATAGAAAAAAGAGTAAATTTTAGGGCCTATTTGGAGTGAGAAAAAAAATCTCTttgcctacatttttcatgttcgcttcgctgaaaagtcaggctgaaaagtactgttcgctgatttgtgtgagagaaaaacactgtaccatggctgataagccaggtTGATAAGTTCAAGATTCCTATAAAATTCCTGCACAATTTCTGTGAAATTCCTGTGTTTCAAACATGCCCTTACAGTAGAACTACAAGTATATAACCAAGATCCACATTGTATGGTCTCCAATTTTGCAGATCTGTTGCCAATTTGTATATAACCAAGATCCACATTGTATGGTCTCCAATTTTGCAGATCTGTTGCCAATGAACTCCCCTTTTCCTTTCATCTCTGTATACATGGTCATAGATAGAATCAAGTGACGCTAATATGATCAAGTGGCGCTTGTGTTCATACTAAGGACCTATTTGATATAGCTTATAAGTTGCTTATGGCCACAACAAATTAAAACTAGAAACCAAACAACACGTTTTTAGCTTTTTTGGCCATGGTTTTCTCCATAGCCCCATTTGTACTAaaacgcaaaaaaaaaaactagcttaTTGTAGCCACACTTGTTCTCCATTTGTGCAGCTTCACAAGGAAGCGCTTCTCTCCATAGTTGTACCAAATAAGGTCTAAATAGGATAAATTATAATGTAGTTGCATGACACCTATATTGTCGTCAAAGACATCTAAACTTTTACATAGTCTAAGTCATCAACCTAGACTAAGTCGatgtttggatccattagctgCTATTAGTTaactagctaactattagctagTTTAGCTCAACTAGTAAGATACTTGTTAGTTAGGtattagctaacaattagctataCTACTAGTTAGACCCTATTTAGATCGAAAGAAGTTAATTATTATCAACTAACTATTAGTTGCTTGATCCAAACATGGCCTTATTATTATAGTAGTTGAGCTAAGACCCTATTTGGATCCATTAGCTGCTATTAGTTAGCTAGCTCATAGCTCAtagctaatattagctagctaactattagctgcTATTAGCTAGTTTGGCTCAACTAGTAAGGCAGTTGTTAGTGAGGTatcagctaacaattagctaaatTATTAGTTAGACCCTATTTAGATCTAAATGAGCTAATTATTATTAGCCAACTATTAGCTGCTTGTCCAAACAGGACCTAATTATAATAGTATTAGATATAAGAGCATCTACTAGCAAATAAAAGGTAAAATGGTTTTGTGAATTTTCTAGTCGAATCTGGTGCGCGCTGGAGATACAGGGCTCCTCATTGATCTTAGGAGCATATCTGCTAATCTGAATATATAAATGGCGAGATGTTATTTATTGAAGTATATTTTACTCAAAAGTTTTTGCCAAATGTGCATATCATATTTGTTTTTCTGTGTGATAATAAAAGGAAGCCATGTGCAGTGCACGTTGGATTCAACAATATTTGTTCGCGAGTGTTAGCTAGCCCTCGATAATATGGTTCAGTCACGGTCAGATTAACTGACGaggaaaagagaaaggaaaagagaAAGGGGTGGGGGTGTTTGATTCTTTAGTTGCTTCTAAAATTTATGtcccatcaaatatttagatattaataaagagcattaaatatagaataattacaaaaccaattacatagatggaggctaatttacgagacgaaatttttaaacctaattaatccgtcattagcacatgttactgtagcaccacgttgtcaaatcatggactaaggTCCCGTTCGGTTtgttgaatcttggctgaaattggctgaaaaataatGTTcttgctgaaatattgtgagagaaaaacactgttccagctgaaaaaagaagccgaacaagtcggatatggggtaagccgaacggggcctaattagatttaaaagatttatctcgcaaattagtcgtaagttatataattagtttcataattaatctatatttaatatttcatacatgtgtcaaacattcgatatgatagGAATTTTAGGAGGTCTAGAAACCAAACAGAACCTGAATGTCGTAAACAGACCATGTACACCACCGATATATCGGCCCACGGGCTGACGGgcccctccttctccttctccttcagcCCGAACACGGACCAGCCGAGCTGACGCAGGCGCTTAGCCACAGTCCGACAGTCGATGCGCAATATCCCTCATTTGTGTTGTGTGCTTCAATGCTAGCAAATGCACCAGCTCATTTGCCATCTGTGATCTGTCGTTTGTCACAGCAATAAACCCAGCTTCACAATGGGCGGCTCATTCTTATTATATAGGGTTGGCACATCGGCGGCGTTCCCTGGAGACTGGAGACCGATCGATCGAGGACAGCCATGGCGAACAACAGCCTCCGAGCGTTCCTGGTTCTCCTCGTCGCGAAGGTCTGCCTCCTCGTGGCGATGGCGGCGTCGGCGGTGAAGGGCAGGCCTGGGCCCACGGCCCGGGATACGATTGCCACGTGCTGCTTCTACCGCCTCGAGTGCTGCCCGGCTCCGTCTCCGGGTGATCTGGCGTGATAGGGTGACGGTGATTGTTGTTTCGATGCCCGTATTAATGACCTTTCTGTTTCTGGCTCCGTCATTGTATTGTACTGATCGCTTGCGTAATAAAATGAGAGTTATGAGTATGGTTTCAGGTCAGGTTATGTGCCTACGTTCGATTCTTTTTCTTTCAGCAGCTCGTTTTGCCGAGGGAGATACAACGCTATGGTTCAGTTATTCTGAAGTTTTTGTTTAGATAGAGAAGTTCACATGCAGTAGAATCCATATTTGCAGATTGCAAAGTACTAGTCTCTTCGGTTGCTGCTGGtagtttttatttgtttttcttttctttcctgttTGGCTATCGTTTTGTATTATTTTTCTGCCATTTTTTATAAATGTGTACTTGTGCAGTTGTGCGATTCGTTTGAGAAAAAAGAgtaaggatttccacaagaattTGCAATCTGCAATTTGAACCTTTGAAGTAATAATGTAATATAGAACAAGTGTAAACTTAAGGGCCTATTTGGAatacaagaaaaaaaaatcttgttcCTATGTTTTTCATGTGAAATTGAGCTGATTCTTGTTAAATTCCTGCACAATTCATTgaaattcctgtgttccaaacaacCTCTTACAATAGAACTACAAATCTATATAACCAAGATCCACATTGTATGGTCTCCAATTTTGCAGATCTGTTGCCAATGAACTCCTTTGCCTTTCATCTCTGCATACAGGGTTTGCTAGATGTACGGGAGAAGGCTAAATCACAGGAAATACTGAAATAGTGACGATTAATGGTTTTACAGGAAAAGTAGAAACATAATCGAAGTTACGAAGCAAACAAGAATCAGCCACAGGCATATGCATTCATATATTAACTTagcatgacaaaaaaaaaaacatagcacATGAGAAATAGTAATCCTAATGGCCTCCATGAACAAAAGCTGCAACGCAACTGAAAATGAGAAATAGTAATCGTAATGGGCTCCATAAATAAAGCTGGAACACAACTGAAACTAGACAAGCAGACTAGAACCATCATAATAATTGATATAAACTAAGTTTACTGGGATGACGGAATGTAGGAAAACTGATATATTTAGTGCAGCTGACAGGTTGGTATAGCTCACGATACAAGCAATGTTTTCAGATCGTATTATCGAGGCTAGTCGTATGACCACCGATcagacgactaatcgcgattagtcgtcgaTAAGGGTCGATTAGTCGGTCCTAATCGGTCTAATCGGCTAGTCGGACATTTAGTCGTCCTTGTGCCTAGATGGCCTGATCGACcatgtatatactatatatatgatgcaaATATATGTAAACATGGCCATAATAAATAGGTAAATGTTAGACAAGCAACCAAGCACGGTTTGGCATGTAATCATGTTTGCAATGAATCATTATCATGGTGATTTGGCCACTTACCTGTAACTGCTGCTTGCTGATGCCTGATGGTGTCATGGTGAGTGCTGACTGCTGACCAAAGAAAAACTAGCTGCTGCTTGCTTGCTGCTGCTTGCTGATGTCTGAACTCTGAAACTGCTGACCAAAGAAAAACTAGCTGCTTGCTGCTGCTTGCTGATGTCTGAACTctgaatctgaaattacaaagaaGGGGAGGAGACAGGAGCGAGCGGAGGTGGAGCTGCGGACGGAGCTGCTGCGGGCGGAGCTGCGGACGGAGCTGCGGGCGGAGCTGCGGACACCGGCGAGGGGCGCGGACGAAGCTGCGGACGCCGGCGAGGGAGATCCAGAGGCAGGACGCCGGCGGCTGCGAGAGAGAGGTCGCCGAAGGCAGAGAGCAGAGAGAGGCAGAGAGCAACTCCCACCAGGTCACTCACTCCTCTTCTTCTTACCCTAATGGGCCAGCTAAAGGTGGGCCGAATTCTTTAGCTGGGCCAAATTCTCCCTCCCCTGAACTAGTCGTCCGGGTAGTCTGATTggacgactaatcgtgattagtcgcaaCTTATCGGACGATAAGTTTTCTAATCGGTCTAAACTAATCGAGGGCCCTTATCGAGCACCTGGTTACGATAaggacgactaatcgcgattaatcgcgattagtcgtccgatCTGAAAACACTGGATACAAGTGTATATTGTTCGTATATAGAAACATTTCTCAAAGTCATTtcaatattagtatttttttctcacaccaaaccagccagcagtaaataatccacgatggATTATTtagatcgtttacgacgaaacgaacaggcctgtttgtttcgtcgtaaacgatcgtggattatttactgctggctggtttagtgtgagagaaaaatactgttgcagcttataatccacgatcgtatacgaactAGCGAACATGCTGACATAGTCCATTGAAGCATTTCCTCAAGCAACACTGATACAATATAACTGTAACGTACAAGGGGAGAAAAACTTCAACCTCTGGTGCACCGATCAACACAAAAGGAAGGAGGTAAGTAATAGCTGTAACAATCCAAGTTTTAGCATATGAAAGCAACATGAACATGCTCATCGCTGCAGTATAGCCCAGGCTGTTGAGTGTACCCTTGCTTGGACAGCAGCTCACGTGCTTTCGTCACAAGATCCTTATTTGTCACCCTCCCGTGCTTGTCTGCAAGAATGGTCTGGATAGCATTGCTCAGAGCACCAAATGAGACACCCTGCGGTGTTGTTGCATCTGCTGATGTTTGGTTAGTCTGGCACCCACTGATCAGAATGCCATTGTTTGGTGCCCAGGCCTTGGTCCCGGCATACACCTCGTCAACACTGTGAACCTCTTGCTCTAATGCTGGCTTGAAAGCCTCTTCCTCGTTCCCTTCAAGCTTAGCCTTCAAGAACTCCTGAGCGAGGGCACCAACCATGCCCAGGacaccaccaccactgccatgCTCACCTGACTCGCCCTGGTGGAACTTTCCGAGCATGACCTTCATGAACTTCTTGATCTTTGGGCTGGCATCATCGCCAAAGATGTTGAACAGCGTCATCCGGATTGAACCCACATCAATGTCATCCTTCCCAGTTTGTTCCTTGAGCATCTCTATCAGAGTCGAGAGTGGTAGGGAGCGGTTTTTGGTGCGGCCATCTCCAGTTGGCTGTGCATAAGCGTCGTCCTGGTCATCACCCCCATGGCGGCTATGAGGGATGTGAATCCCCTCAGACTCTAACAAATCACGGGCAGTCTCTTTGAGAAATGACCGGAAGCCACTGCCAGAACCAGAATGAGGACGCTCATCAGGTTCACGGGACTGGGTTTTATTCTGCCTGGTGCTATTACCTATCTGCTCCTTAGCACTGTCCAGCAGGCCACCACTATGGCAAGAGTCAGAGACGATGGTGAATAGGCAGCCCTCAGGGACCTTCTGCACGAGTTCCCGGAAATCCTGATCTGCAGATTGAAACAAGTTAGAACTTTGATGCTGAACTTTGTCCATGAAAAATGACAGCATGAGCTGAACTTCAATTTCATAATCCTTCTGTAAAGACATTTGATCTTTGCAATCAAGATATGTTCAGTTATACATTATACTTGGATGGAACTAAATGATTCACTAGACTAAAAAACCTTCATTGCTAATTAAGTTATCTGAGTAACCTATGTAACTGATTCGTTGCCATTTGCTACCATGTTTCCAAATGAAAACCTATTTGATAAACCAATTTGCATACTAAAAATTGTGCTAGCTTTTTTTACTAGTTATTATCAGTGAGCCATGTAATCTAAGATATAACCCCTCCACACATTGTAACGTACTCTATGAAATTGCTATACACGATTATAGCATCATATGAAAAGCAGTCATATCTGAAATTCAATCAGATAGTATAACCACTAAAGATATTATCAGATCAGACTTATACAAAGTTCCCGCAGTGCAAAACTAGCAAATGGGGAAGCCTAATCATCAATCTTAATCATGAATCTTAAGCACGTGCTTCCAGATCACAGGATAACAAAACTACAGAAGTGATGTCAACTATTTGGATTGGAGCAAATCCGCGAACAGATCCACATCAGGTAGGTGTTGACCAATTGCTTCCAGGCTTAGATTCACATCTCAAGGCAACAGACTAAACGCTGATCCTATCATTTTACCATTTCCAGAGTAGTACTTGCAATAAAAAGAGGAAAAATGAAgcacagaggaggaggagaagaaggtcAATGGATCCCCCGATCGCACCTGTGATGAGGTTCATGTCGCAGGGCACGATGCACTCATCGTAGCCGGTGTCGTCGTGCTGCCCCGTCTCGGCGGGCAGCCGCGTGCCGTGCCCGCTGTAGTGGAAGAAGAGGAAGTCCCCGGGGCGGGCGTCCCCGACGAGGCGGGCGAGGGCGCGGCGGATGTTGGCCCCCGTGGGCTGCGGCGCGGAGCGGTCGGCGTCGGTGAGGACCCGGATGTCGGCCTCGTCGAAGCCGAAGCGGTCGACGAGGCAGCGGCGCATGCGGTCGACGTCGTTGTAGCAGCCCTTGAGCTCGGCCTTGGTGCCCGAGTAGTTGATGCCCACCAGCAGCGCGAGCTTGCGGCCGCCCATCGTGTGCCGCGCCTGCGTGGATCGCGCTACCCTGGTGGCGGTGGGTCGTCGCCGGCGGGGGTGGCCGGAGTTGTAGTAGTGGACGCTGATTCGTCGGGCGCTGGTCGGGGAAACGGCCGGGCCTGGTGCGTCCTGCGTCGCGTCCGTGTGACCGTGTCGATTGGCCTTTTGCGTTTCTGATCTGAATCGTGGGGATTCGGGATTGGTGCGGGTGTGCCGGGTGGCAATATTTCGCCGCGTCCATTGGATTGTCGTTGTCGGTCACTTGGCTCCCGTCAGCGCGTCGATGCAGATTTTTACCTGCCTCTCAGATGGTGTAGCTCAAAACACGCTCGCATTTTTGTGTCGGCAGCAGGTTTGGTACACGACTTGTAGCATGGTCGTAGTACTGCCACATCCAATGGCCCAATCTCATCCATTTAGAGATCAGCGGGTGATTGACGGTGAAGTTCTGAAGAGTTGTTAGACTTGCTGCAGAAAGTTGATGTAGATGGCCAATGGCCAATGTCTCAActcaagatggcaacgggccccgatacccgatacccgacgggtatttgatccattaggggacgggtatgggatcatatctttacccgtgggcatctaaatgggcaagaatccatccccgacgagtatagcgggtacgggaacgttccatGTTTACCCGTCcctgttacccgttggggaacccgactatttgagctgtcatgcgagtattaggcgcaaagaagctcaacataggtattttggtccaaatctgaacaatcatatatatagtttgtgtgttctaggaaccctagttcaattttttatcaccatctccgccagcagcacaagcacgcctgcctcacgagcgctcgtgcccatCGCTTCCTTAGTTCGGTATCTCTGCCACCTTTACtcatcctcctcgcaacctcgctccttcttctcggcatctccgagactccgataCTTATAcccggtgaagaagaaacgtctccgattgcaaagccgcgaccccaagtgtccttgtttatcgggtatgtagtacccgtcgggtatctgttacccgaccgatacccgacgggtacagggatgggcaagaatctatacccgagacagttaatagGGATGGGGACGGAATGAATTCTCCGTAGTGAGGAAGAGAATGTTCCgatgatacccgacgggtacctacccgttgccatccttagtctCAACTGAAGCACCGGCTTGATTCTCAGTGAACACCTTATCCTGACGGTGTGATGCAGTTATCTAATGAAATTCACAACTGAAACATGGAGACCGTGGAGTCAGTATCGGCAAGAAAAATTCATGAATCGACTCTGACTCCTGAATGCATCTGGGGACTCCTCATTCAACTTTGACTTGATCTCGTATTTTTTTTCTTAACACTAGCCTTCGATTTTTTTTAACAAACTGCCCAAAAAACCAAATATTATCTTATTTCAATAATAATATCTCACCACGTTCACCCATAACAGTAGAAATTTTTACACTAATCAAGAAACCCACGTCGGTGGAGTTTTGTAATGATTTAACggccactacgtaaaaaacgatttttagcaacggttagATTTTTTTAgaagcggctggtgatggagccgctcctacagtggcgtgcttggGTGCCCagacactagccgcccctacaaataaaacAGAAAgagcggctggtgttacgagccgcccctataaatgaggtttgatttgtaggagcggctcaatcaccagccgcccctagaaatgctatttgtagggacggctggtgattgagccgcctctataaatgacCCCGTATTTATAGgtccgatttataggggcggctcaatcaccggtcgcccctacaaatgccccccatataaaacagatgcagcaccttcttcctcctcgggttacTCACTCCAACTCGTGAAAAAAGGTAGGGATGCCttaggcacctcccaaaaattgctctattaAGAgggaggttttggtctcaaatcctttggtgcagaggttgtagaaggtaagaaaatgatattccatactttttttaaagttttaatggtttgttagtgagtaattagagttttatttttctctctcttctatggtgcttgagctacttatgaagcaaattagacccaagttttaaatgtactaggataaattagggaggggaacaagatcatacccttatttggtccatgtttcttgattttagtgaacaattagttagttttatggatgtttcatgtgcatgtggatctacaTCTAgggtttatttttttattaattttgtttttgtaaatttatgtttgatgaaattggactaaggtttgtatgaaagatattgggtaaagtatgattattgctaattgttgtctttgaaattgtttattataattaataaatatgtattttaattatttatggataaatgggccattaattaattttcctttatcatggtgtgtttgtatgcttcatgtaattatattagatttatattcatatatatctaaagtatatacaattattctcaagtaattattaatttatttcatttttatatatatctaaataagtaatcctttaatgtttgttttgttgttgttgtaaaagatggagtacaggaactcttggatgtatggttcgttaaggttcaaggcaagttttcgtgaagaggtggataaatttattgaagccgcaaagaagcatgcaacgacattgaaagagaataaggatacaattatttgcccatatAAAGATTAtgagaaccgtatggcatggacatatgtgactatcatcagatcacatttgattatgcgaggatttattgaggactacacagtgtggattcgtcatggtgaaacggttattgttaacgatgaggatgaggaggaatacgacgacgaaaccatagaatccctgtcccaatattcagcagagcttgatgcacgaatggatttcgagtttggcaatgaataaggtggtgatgctggtggttgggatggtaacgacgaaggtggtgccaataatgatggtggagcacgtgtcggggatgaagatgatttagaggacatgattcgagcccttggaccataGATtatactaaatagcccgaaagatttagaaaatttggaaagggtgacaaaagcatcgaaggagactgtgtaagGTGTTGAAAAGAGttgtccaacacattggacattgctacattttatgcttgagctgctcatcctgaaggctatgtacgactggtcagactgtagtttcaatgatctattgcatctcctgtcatgggtgctgccacaaccaaactcagttcccaccaacacataccaagcgaagaaggtcataagtccattgacaatgggggttgaaaaaatccatgcataccccaaccactgtatactttttcatggcgaaacgttcaagtcactagataaatgtccccgatgtggggccagtcggtacaagaacaatgacctttacggtggggacaaaaCCTCCACggagaaaaagaggaataagaagggtacaaaaaaggtggtacaagaatcttagcccttagaggatactccattaggcaacgatgcaaagcagagaagaattcctaccttggtaacgtggtacctaccagtgaccgaccgcttgagacgtatcttcctaaaccctaaagaagccgtactcatgacatggtgggatgataagcacaaggtggatgatgataagattacacacccggctgattgtagtcagtggcaaaggtttgataagaagcacaaagaattcagcgatgacccaatgaatgtacggtttggcttgagcaccgatggaatgaatcccttcaatgagaggatgagcgaccacagcacatagccagtgatcttgaccatatacaacatcccaacatggttgtgtcagaagagaaagtaccttctcctcactattcttatttctggccctaaacaaccaagcattgatatagatgtgttcctcgagcctttgatgcaagaaatggagaggctatggaggcataagGAGCAGATGTACAATGTGtttcgaaaggaggacttcatatgtagagcaataatatttgttactaccaatgattacctcgtgctgtttgctttgtctggacatatcaaagggaagacgggatgcttggtttgcttggatggtactacatgggtgtacctggatgcatccaagaagatagtttacctaaggaaccgacgcttcttaaagacaagtcacaagtaccgtagcaaattattctttagattttgataacgccccagagattgaaccccctctggagtgacatcataatgaagaacacgtgtacagaatggtgaaaaacatacgcatcgtctatggaaagaagaatccagatgggatgaacagagatagaagcacacctcttgtcgaaggagtacctttcaagaaacaatcgatcttcttttagtatctgccttattggccagacttggaggtcccccatgccattgatgctatgcacatgcagaagaatgtctttgagagtctcattgctaccttattggacacaggcaagtcaaaggatggtctgaaagcacggaaagacatggtgcagctaaacgtgatgccacagcttcacccggtacctaaggctaatggaaaatacactctgcccgcggcgtgcttcaacctaacaccagacaagaagagagctatatgtactttcttgagggggatcaaagtcccgactgggttttcagcaaatgtgaagaagctagtgtcaatgaaggacttgtcaataacacactgcaaggctcacgattgccttgtgatgctgacaatgtttctacctattgcaatcagggctataaagccagagttcttgaaaatggccatcacccgcatgtgctacttcttttcaaagatctcatagaagacgattggtaagcaagagctgagtgacctacatgaatttatggtggag
Coding sequences within:
- the LOC136453166 gene encoding metacaspase-5-like, which encodes MGGRKLALLVGINYSGTKAELKGCYNDVDRMRRCLVDRFGFDEADIRVLTDADRSAPQPTGANIRRALARLVGDARPGDFLFFHYSGHGTRLPAETGQHDDTGYDECIVPCDMNLITDQDFRELVQKVPEGCLFTIVSDSCHSGGLLDSAKEQIGNSTRQNKTQSREPDERPHSGSGSGFRSFLKETARDLLESEGIHIPHSRHGGDDQDDAYAQPTGDGRTKNRSLPLSTLIEMLKEQTGKDDIDVGSIRMTLFNIFGDDASPKIKKFMKVMLGKFHQGESGEHGSGGGVLGMVGALAQEFLKAKLEGNEEEAFKPALEQEVHSVDEVYAGTKAWAPNNGILISGCQTNQTSADATTPQGVSFGALSNAIQTILADKHGRVTNKDLVTKARELLSKQGYTQQPGLYCSDEHVHVAFIC